GGCACGGGTTCTTCCCGAACGTGCGCAGCCCGCGCGTCTTCTGGCTGGGCATTGAGGCCGGAGAGCAACTGTCGCAGCTTGCCGGGGCGGTGGACGAGGCGGTGTCGCGCACCGGCGTGCCGCGCGAGACCAACGACTACCGGCCGCACCTGACGCTGGCGCGTTCGGGTTCTGGACGACCGCAACCTATGCCGGGCGACCGTCCCAGCCCGCCGCTCCGTCGACTGGGCGAGAAATTGCAGGGCAAGCCTTCGCCCGACTTCGGTACAATGACCGCTCGCGAATTTTTTCTGTACGAGAGCAAGCTGTCGCCGGCGGGGGCGCGCTATTCGAGGATTGCACGCTTCGCGTTGGAGTAAAAATCGTTAGTCGTTGGTCGCTAGTCGTTCGCAGATTCCTGCGGCCATCCACCAACGACCATCGACTCTTTCTCATGTCCATTTACTTCATCGTCGCCGTGATCGCGTACCTGCTGGGGTCCATTCCCTTCGGCTACATCCTGCTGCGCGTGTTTCGCGGCGAGGACGTGCGCGCCATCGGCAGTGGAAACATCGGCGCAACGAATGTGGCAAGAAAGGCGCCGGGGCTGGGCTTTGCGACGCTGATCTTGGATGCCGGCAA
This DNA window, taken from Terriglobia bacterium, encodes the following:
- the thpR gene encoding RNA 2',3'-cyclic phosphodiesterase: MRVFVGLDIDPAIRARMTRYLEGVRGFAPDARWVKPGSFHITLKFIGEQKPERVEQIKRELATVHAIPFDISFRGHGFFPNVRSPRVFWLGIEAGEQLSQLAGAVDEAVSRTGVPRETNDYRPHLTLARSGSGRPQPMPGDRPSPPLRRLGEKLQGKPSPDFGTMTAREFFLYESKLSPAGARYSRIARFALE